Genomic DNA from Blattabacterium sp. (Blaberus giganteus):
TTAATTTTATGAGATCCTGTATGATTTAAATCTTCTCTTTTAAGATAAATTTTAGCATGATATTGATCTGAATATTTCTTGCATAAAAATAAAGGAGTAGGTCTTCCTACATAATTTTTTAACAATTTTTTATATATTTTTTGATACTCATAACTTGTAATAAATTTTTTATATTTACATTGTAGTTCTATTACGTTATGATATAACATTTCAGGAATAAAAGTTCCTCCAAATTCTCCATAATATCCATTTTTATCAACAAAATATTTCATAATTTTCTTATTTTTTTCATAAATGCATTTAATTTGATATCATCTTTTTTTCCTGGAAAAATTTCAAATTTACTATTAACATCGACTCCAAATATTTTTGAATGCGAAAAATTGATAATTTTATCAAAATCTTGTGTTCCAATTCCTCCACTTAAAAAAAATGGAACTTGAAAAGTGTATTCATAAAGTTTGTTCCAACAAAATTTTTGTCCGCTTCCTCCATAATGAATTGTATTATTATCGAATAGAAAATAAGTACAGAAAGGAATGTAATCCACAATTTTTTTAAAAGAAAAAAAGTTATTTATTCTAAAACTTTTAATTAATTTCAATCCTTTTTTGGATAATTTTTCACAATAAAAAGGATTTTCAGTTCCATGTAATTGAATAAAATCTAATTTATTTTTTTCTTTTATTTTCAATATATTTTCTTCTGATTCATTTACAAAAACGCCTACTTTTAATATTTTTTTTCTTATTTTTGGAATAACGAAATCGAAACCTACAAATCTAGGAGAATTCGGATAAAATATAAAACCTATAAAATTAGGTAACAAATCAGAAATTTTTTGTACATCAAATTTAATTCCGCATATTTTTACTTTTAATAATTTTGACTTCATTTTATATTATATCATTTCATTTTGCATATTGCATACTGATTGATCAATTAATTTAATTAGTATCTTTTCTTGATAAAGATTCTATAAAATATTTACAAACTTTCCCGGGATCTTTTTCTTTCATAAAATATTCTCCAATTAAAAAACCTTTAAATCCTTGTTTCCTTAATTTTAATATGTGATTTATATCATCAATTCCACTTTCTGCAATTTTTACGTAACTATTAGGAATTTTTGAAGATAATTTTAAACAATTATTATAATCCACAATAAAAGTTTTCAAATTACGATTATTAATTCCTATAATATCTAAATTGTCTGTTATTTTATCAATTTCAAATTCATTATGAATTTCAATAATGACTTCTAAATTGATACTTTTTGCAATTTTAGAAAAATTGGCTATTTGATTTTTAGAAAGAATTCCAGCAATCAACAATATAACATCCGCTCCCATAGATTTAGATTCTATAATTTGATATTCATCAATAATAAAATCTTTTCTTAATATAGGAATAGAAGCTACAGAACGTGATTTTTTTAAATCTTCGTTTTTACCGGAAAAAAAATGTTGATCTGTAAGAATAGATATTCCACTTACTCCTGCATAGACATAATCCTTAACTACTTTTTCAACTGATGCTTTATTATTAATGATTCCTTTAGATGGAGATTTGCATTTAAATTCTGCAATGATACCCGTATAACTTTTTCTTATATTTTTTACTAGAGAAAAAATTTTTCTTTCAAAGAAAGAACTATTTTCTAATTTTTTTATAGGACATATAATTTTATTTTTGTATACTTCTTTTTGTTTTACATATACAATTTTATCAAGAATATTCATCATAAACTTAATAATTTTTTTAGAATATTCTTTGCTTTACCACTTTTCAATGAACGTTTTGCTTTATCGTAATTAGTTTCTAAACTATCTTGATTTAATAAACTTAATGCAAATGTGGCATTTGTTAAAACTACTTCATTTTGAGCTACAGTTCCTTCTCCAGATAAAACACTAACAAATATACGAATATTTTCTTCTGTATTTTTTCCTCCTTTCAATTCTTTTGGATTTACTTTAAC
This window encodes:
- a CDS encoding phosphoribosylanthranilate isomerase, producing MKSKLLKVKICGIKFDVQKISDLLPNFIGFIFYPNSPRFVGFDFVIPKIRKKILKVGVFVNESEENILKIKEKNKLDFIQLHGTENPFYCEKLSKKGLKLIKSFRINNFFSFKKIVDYIPFCTYFLFDNNTIHYGGSGQKFCWNKLYEYTFQVPFFLSGGIGTQDFDKIINFSHSKIFGVDVNSKFEIFPGKKDDIKLNAFMKKIRKL
- the trpC gene encoding indole-3-glycerol phosphate synthase TrpC, whose product is MNILDKIVYVKQKEVYKNKIICPIKKLENSSFFERKIFSLVKNIRKSYTGIIAEFKCKSPSKGIINNKASVEKVVKDYVYAGVSGISILTDQHFFSGKNEDLKKSRSVASIPILRKDFIIDEYQIIESKSMGADVILLIAGILSKNQIANFSKIAKSINLEVIIEIHNEFEIDKITDNLDIIGINNRNLKTFIVDYNNCLKLSSKIPNSYVKIAESGIDDINHILKLRKQGFKGFLIGEYFMKEKDPGKVCKYFIESLSRKDTN